The genome window ttctcctccTATTTCCTCTACTGTAAACTCCCAGGATTCCCCAGGTTTTGTTAAAATCTTCTGGAACTAAAATCTCCTGTGGTTGAATGGACCATTTGACAGATGGGTAAAGAGTTGGTGGGTGAATAACAGGAACGAGGCTGCAGCTCGAGGGCTCAAGGGCTGGGTGAGCAAGCTAGGCGGGGGCCCTAGAGCACGCACGCATTCACTCATTGGCTCTGCAGACACTTTCTGAGTTCCACCAGTGGTGTCTGCCCCAGTACAGAGCAGGGTCCAGGGGTGAGGATGAGCAGGACCCAGGGGAGTAGAAGAAGCCCAAATCCAGAGGGGCCCTTGGCCACATGTGAATGACCTTCGGAGCAAGCTCCAGACTCCAGCCAGCCAATATGAACAGGGGAATGGTCTGATAGGAGCTGaccttcattattattattattattattattatacacaAAACAGGGCGAACAGGTGGCTCAgcggttagagtgcaagctctgggcaacagggctgcaggtctgactcccacatgggccagcaagctgcgccctctgcaactagaatgaagacaaggagctgcagctgagctgcggctgagctgagctgggcggccctatggctcagttagttggagcgcgtGCTCTAAACAACTCCCCCAAGGATGgtggctgcaccctctgcaactaagattgaaaggacaacaacttgacttggagctgatgggtcctgggaaaaacacacccaataaagtcctgttccccttccccaatacaatctttaaaaaataaaaatacacaaaacataagatttaccatcttaatcatttttaagtgtacagttcagtaataTCAAATCCATTCATActgttgtacagccatcaccagcATCCATGCCCACCCTCTTCTCACCACGTAAATCTGAACTTCTATACCCAATAAACAATAGCTCCTCATCTGACCCCCGCCCTGGCTGGAGCTGACTTTAGGAGGGGCTGGAGGGTATGAGGCCCCTGGGAGATTGCTGTCACCAGGGAGGCAGCAGGCCATGGGGATCCCATGTGAGAAGGAAGGGCACAAACAGGAAACAAATGGAATCATTGAGCAGAAGCGCCTCCCCCTGCACGAGGAGTACGGCGTGCCCACGGAGCCACCTGAGGAGTCATCTCCTCTCCTGTCCAGCTGGAGTCAGCCCCCCGCAAGTGCCAAGCACCCCAATTTGCTGTCCGTGCACCTAACAGCCCTTTGCTGCACCTGTTTCTCACGTTATTGAAGCTACAATCTGCCCGTTCGCTCATGCACACTCACTCCCCTTCAATCCCTTCTCCACCcagagaaatcattttaaaaggtaaatatgttACTCCCCTGCCTCGAACTCTGAATTCCCCTGGTTCTTCAATATGGATAAAACCCAAATCTCTGAGAGAGCCTGCAAGGCCCCGCGGGGGGGCCCCGCTCCGGCGCCTCCCCTCCGGGCGTCTCCCCCTCTCGGGGACCCGCGGGATCCCGGCTTCTGCAGGTGCTCCAGGCGCCACCCGCAGGGCTTCGTTCAGGGGCTCCTTCTGCCGGCAGGTGCCCGGGCCCCGCCCCCACACGCCCGCTCACGCACAGGGCTGCCCTCCTCTCTAGCACAGCGCTGTTTTAAATTCAGTCTTCTCCGTATCAACATGTGATTGTGTCTTTCTCCGCCGTTAGGTGTAAGTtccaggaggtgggaggaagggaccGTGTGAGCTGGGTTCCCTACTGCAGCCGCAGTGCCTGGGCTTAGCAAGCATACAAGTATTGACAGCTAAATGCGTGAATCATGTAACCTGCTCTCAAGAAAGTGTCTGAGTCAAATGCACTTACTCGCAGGTGACTAGTAACAACTCAGGTGGTCTTGGAGAGGTGGCTGGCAAAGGGGGTGTATGTTCAAAGGtttgtattagtttgcttgggctgccattgaaaagtaccacaaactggatggcttaagcAACAGGAATTTGTTGTGTCATCGTTCTGGAGCTAGAAGTCTGaactcaaggtgtcagcagggctggttccttctgagggccatGAGATTCCAAGTCTCTCCTTGCTTCTGGTAGCCTCAGTGTTCCATGGCTTGTGGAGTGATGTTATCCTTGTGTCTTTATGTCGTCTTacctctgtgtgtgcctgtgtccaaATGTCTCCGCTTTATAAGGAGACCAGTTATATTgagttagggcccaccctaatgacctcattttaacttgattacctctgtaaagaacCTATctgcaaataaggtcacattcttaggtactgggggttaggacttcaacatatcttttttgacGGACTCAATTCAGCTCATATCAGGGTTGAATGATGAGCTCAAACATCCCCTGGCCAGGCGAGGGTGACAAGTGGAAACAGCCCTGATCACTTCAAACCATCCCAATTTGATGACTTTAAAATGTCCAGAATTAAGTGGCCCCCAATCCTGCCCTCACCTCGCCTGAATGTTGCTTCATTGCAACCTTCCCCACACCCACGTTAGCATCTACACGTGCCTGTACTTCTTTCTTGCACACAACCTGGTCCGGGTATGTTCCCCTCCTTCAGTCCCTTGGTGATGTTGAAAGTCTTCATGGTTAATGACCGACATACTCTAGTAAAAGTAGGATACAGCGAACATGTCACATTAAATTAACAACCTCAATGCAAATTGTGTACCTTAAAAATGGCCAACAGAGGAGGTATCACTTTTACTACCAACTGCCATGTGGACCCCCAGCCCCTCGCCTGGTTTCAAGTATTATCCCTAGAAAGCAAGTTTCCAATGACAGCTCACTTCATGTCTCAGGGACGGAAAGAATCAGGACAGGATGTGAATGTGCTCTTGCCAGAAAGCAAGAATGTCAAGGAGATTGCAGAACAGGACAGAGAAGCCAATTTAAAGGTGCTCCATTGTTCAACCCGCAAAAACTGAGCACGAGAAGAAAGGGGATGAGATGAGGGGGAGGAATAATAATGATAGTTACTGAAGTAAATTGAGGCTGTAGAAAGCCATGAGATCATTACGATActcaaaagataaaagaaagtgcATAAAAGATGGCTGTAATAGAAAAGAAGgagcttttaaattttgattttaataaaaagggaattgttcattttgtttcttctatcaATTATGTGTCTGTTTATAAAGCAGAGATAGGTTCCTTTCATCTGCTTACTTTCATTTATGGAcgcagaaaagaaaaacacagggaaTGGTGAGAGAGCCAAGTAGCCCCACTGTAAGTATGAACTTTAGGAGAAATAAGAATGTCTGATGGGGTGATGTCAGAGGCAGTGAGAGAGAAGGAGGTTTCAATAGTAGGTACAAAGGCAATAAATTAAGCCAAACATCACTAAAAAGGAGAGCTAACAAAGTCAACCCAGTTCCTCATCTCCTAGAAGATTAACTATCTAGATTGCCCTACTAATtgtaacaaaatacaaacaagGAACGCATAAGATTTACAATGCTAATAGACCAAGTCAGTACACTATAATGGGAGAAAAAATGTACTATGTAATACTGGCCAAGAGCGGGAGGAGTGGGTGGAGGGGCAGGAGgcaaagggggaggggggcaggagagggggcaggcaggggagggggccgCAGGGGGAGGTAGAGAAGCAGCTCATGCTGGTGACAGGTGGCGGCGCAGACTTGAGTCACGAACTGTGCAGCCAGGCTCGTGTCCAGCCAGGATTCAAGTGGTCAAAACGCAGTTCCTAAGATATTGAAACCTCAGGATGGTATAAATATAGCAAATACTGACATCCTGCAAAGGTAACCCAGgaatagaagaggaaagagaagaattaGAATGAAGCAATAAGAGTTTAAATACATGGTACTAGGCTTTTGTAACTAGTGGCAGTGATTTTTAGTGGCAGTGAAGTGATCAGTTTTGTAATCATTATACTAACTcttgcatttgtttgtttcttagagGGTTTAAGACATTTAAGAGAATCTTATATCTCAGACTTGAGATTTTAATTAAATGCTTAAATTAGTCTCAGTGTGAACAatatttaatgtttgaaaaaatgcAGTTTATTAAATCCATAGCTTTCGTGTAGTAGCTGTGTATGTAGCGTGTAAAGGAAGTGGCTTAATgcttaaatgtaattattttataagttcGTAAGGGTAACAAGCTTTCCATTAAACAGAAATGCCTGAAAGTCCTTTCAACAATGATAGGAGAGGACTGAGGACAGACAGTTAAGGACCCACTGACAGAGTGGATTAGTTTGATCTTTCTAGGTTCTTCATCTTCGCCCTGTTAATCTCTAATAGAGTTAGTTCTTCTGAACCTGTCATACTGCAATGTCACAGTGGACAGAGAGCCCCGAAGCAATGGGGTACAGGAGAGCTTTGATGGATGAGGCAAGGGAAAGTCCAGCACAGGGGACTGGCGGCAGACCCAGCCAGTGGGGAACACTGACGAGTGGTCCTTGGCAGCCAGGGAGCAGTGTGAGCACGGAACAGGGATATGGAGGAAGGAGTCAGAGGAGCAGTGGGAAAGGTGCTAAAGAAAACAGCTTCCACTCTATCAGGCGCGCCGCCATCCTGAGGCCAAGGACCGAGTGGTCTCGGAATTATTTCACAACTTATTCCCACCACCTTTCTATAGTGGGCTGGCCTAGATGGAGACCCTTTGAGACCAAAAATTATTTCCCATGAGCCTAGCCACTCCTGTAGGACAGACAAGACCACAGCACCAGCTTTGCTACCTACCACCATGGGATAAACCATATCCACCCCGGTGGTCTCTGTGACGCCAACAACCCTTAGAACAGCCATCGCTACTTACTGAGAGTGGGAAGATGGTCACTCCTACCCCGGCCACAGCCACAGCTTCGAGACCCGAAGCTCCTATTCTCCTTCTCCTATCCCCACCCTGGACTGTACAGGCCTCCATGCCCAGGATGTTCCATAAGTGGATACGAGCTCGGACGAGTGAGTTCgcggactcatcctagaaaaagtgctccacacctcactgctgagtatcactactGTCAtattcgaagcactccccttgggaagctatgcaccgacgccagcatttaacccacccttcaaagccattctggaactctttttctggaatggccatcagagctattgttgtatcacccttgatgtcctgaatgtcatcaaaatatcttcctttcaatatttcctttatcttcaggtaaagaaagaagtcattgggggccagatcaggtgtgtagggagggtgttccactacagttatttgtttactggctaaaaactccctcacagacagtgccctgtgagctggtgcattgtcgtgatgcaagagccatgatttgTTGTCGAacagttcaggtcgtctaactttttcacgcagccttttcagcacttccacataataaacttggttaactatttgtccagttgatacaaattcataatgaataatccctctgatatcaaaaaaggttagcaacatctgtgcaacaagttcgtgaacttaattgtcagacgtcacAGAACTAAAAACCCTGGTGTGTGACCAATACTCCTGAGGGCTTGTGTGGTTACTCACATATGTGACAATATGGGTTAGTAAAGGTGACTGTCTCCTGGGTGTCTTACCAGTTTCCTGACAGTGGCAGGAGAATGCTGACctagagagagaggaaaaagacaatgGGGACATCCTTCCAACCAAATAATAAGAGGAACCTGAGAGGTAGGCATTTAGTCTAGAGAGAGAGACAAAGCCAAAACCCAACTGCTTGTCTTCAGGTGACATGAAAAGATGGGTGCAAATGGACTTGTTACAGGAAGGATTCCAGGTGGTGATTAAGCTTTCAGGGCCAGAGAATCTCACCTTCACCTGCTCTATGCACATTGCCCACCCACACTTGCAGTTTCCAAATCGTACCAGAGCCAAGCTCCTCCTCTTActgtctgtgtgactttgggcaagttacttcaccttgctgagcctcagtttctttacctgtaaaatggaaatagtaagaGTAAGGACATCCTAGAATGGTTCTGAGAATTGAAATAACCCTATAATACACTTCATTCATGGTGAATCTATGATGAAGGAAGCTATTATTATCACCCAAGAGTGTCTAAGTGAAAAACATCTGAGTGAACACTgatgaagaaggaaatatttaaatgtgaagCCAGCATTCCCTTCTTGACCTCGGAATAATTTTCTTGTGTGTGATTCCCAGTGGGAAGCATCAAACCAACTTTAACAACCAACTGCGGCCATTGCACCAGACCAGCCTCCCGCTGTGGGGCTGAGAACTGTCTTTTTATATGGTCCCACCAGCACTGCCTCACTGGGACAATAGCCGGCATTAGAATCAATCTGTTGCAATTGCTCAGTTTTTCAGTCTCCAGTGCACTTCATCCTTATCTTAACCAAACTTCCTAACCACCCTGGGAGGTATATGGGACATCTGCTTTCATCCCATTtgtcagatgagaaaactgaggtccacagAGGTAAATGACTCACCTCAATTGACACAGCAAAGAAGTCTGCGTGAGCACAGAGAAGGGGAACCTCTGTCTTCTACTTTCTAGACAAGTACTCTTTCTGCTGCCGTACCTTCCTCCTAGGACAGGAGACACGACTCCTGTGACTCCGGCAACCACTCCCACCAATTAACCACTAACAAACAGGACAAGTTCAGTACACCAGCAACAGCTCCCACCACAAGCCTTAGGACCTGTGTGATGTCACAGATTACTGACCCATCAGTGATACACACTGTCCTTCAGGCGAAGCCCCCTCACAGGGCTGACCACAGCTATCCTAGGACCCTCCCTCAGCACAGACTCCCTCGGCTCAGTGTTACCGCTGGGCAAGCCTTGGCTcgcttccctctctgggcctcagtgtctccaCATGTGCAATGGGCTCGGCAGGCCTACCTAATGGGATTGTTGTGGGGATTAGCTGGGAGGGGTGTGTGGAAGCATCCTGTCCAGAGTCTGGCACATATGGGTACTCAGCAAAACTTAGATGGGCTTTTGTTAATTGCATATTGTACTGGAACACTCCCTGGAcagataatgagaaaaattaggTTTGAGTCACTGACTCTGTCACTTGTTAGCTATGTAACTTTGTGTAAATTGGTTAATCcttttggacctcagtttcttcattttataacacCTTCCTCACAGATAGTAATGAGGGTTAAGTGATGGAATGTACAGAGCTTTTACGAGCTGACAGGGATTCGGGCTGCTTGTGAGGAAGTGTCAGTGAGGCTGTGGGAGGACCAGGCAGGAGAGCAGACGAGTGTCTGTGTGCAGCCCTGTGGCCCAGGAATGAGGcggaagaagagaggaagcagaggacgCTCTGCGAGTTCCCTCAGCGTTTGCCAAGTGCAGCGCGAGGTCCAGACGCTGTCCATGGTGCTGGGGGCCGCCGTGATCAAAGTCCCGGTCCTcgtggttgggggagggaggggtcagAAACCAGAAAGAGGGACAGAGGCAAATGAGACCACAAGCCTGAGAATGAGCTCGGACTTGTGGAAGAGACAGGTGCTGAAAACAGAACCAGGACAGGGAGAAACCATGAGTTTCTCATGTACTGGAACACTCCATGTACTGGaaggagttgggggggggggggtttgagGTGAGAGAGAAGCAGAACTGGTTGCTGATGGGAAGGGGTCCCTAAAAGGGTTCTCAGTGCAGGATGGAGCTTGATGGCGACACTGGGACGGGGGAATTTTCTCTGAGAACACCCACCTTACACTCAGGCAGGTAGCTTCCCATGCTTCAGTTCTGGTGTTtatcttccttcccctttctcccccaCAACCTGCCCAACTCCCAGGACCCGAGGCGATCCCCAGGCTGTACAGAGGGGACATAGACCTGGACCACTTCAGTGAAGCATACGCACTGCACAGGGAAAGGCATGGGGCCACCAGATGCTCACCCTTCTGGAAACCCCAGACCCCCAGCCGCTCCTACTGCTACTTCCCTCTGTGCTTCTTAGAAtgaccctcccccacctcactccCACTTCTGTACCAAAATGCTGAGCTCCTGGGAAAACCAAAGGGAGAGCACAGAGACAATAATGTGACCAAACAAAGAGAGAGAGCGTCATCACTTGGGAATAAAACCGTCAAACGCAATCGCAGGTAGGACTGTTGGCTCCAaggtttttctctccctttcctttcttcctttatcgAGGTCTGCTATTTATTCAGAAAATGTTCAAAGTCTGTGGTTGTCTAGGGCACAATGTACCAAGTGACGCATGTAAGGGAGGAGAGCAATGCCTCCTTGGCTTCCAAGAAGCTTGACTTCCCGGGGAAGAAAAGATAAGCGCACACAAAAGACCTTCTCTGACTGTTTCTCTGTGAATCAAAGGGCACTTGCTCCCCACTTGGCCCTGGTGCCAACTTCCTGGACCTCAGCCTTCCCCCCTGCCACAGGTGCCATCTCAATTAGgctcctgcccttcctcccctTGTCAGATTCCAGGACAGTTCTAGAACCAGCTTTCCCACCTGGTCAGGTGAGACCATGAGGGTCCACCTCCAAACACCTGGGCTTTGATCTTTTTCAAAGGTTGGGGACAGCAAGAGAGATCTGGAGGTCCCTAGAGAGACTTGCAGATGGCTAGAAAATAGGATGGACAACATTCACTTCAGTTTGCACCCAGAAGCAAAGACACTGCAAAGGAGCAGATTCAATAACTGCTTGTGTTTTATTGGAAATCGACATGGGGGAGCACGGGAGGCAGTGAGAAGTGGAGATGGTGCTGGGAGACATGCGGACTGGATCTTTATTTAGCTCACACTGCAAGGAGAGAGAGCAGGACTCCCTCCTCTGATTTCCAGCATAGGGTTCCCCCTGTCACTCTCTTAACCCCACTGTGACCCAGGGTTTTGAGGACTGGGGAAGTGAGCTGGGATGTTCCAAGAAGAGCCAGGAGGATGGAGAACTCTGGGAGGAAATTGATTATTAATTCCTGGGCAAAGATGACTATTCCCCCAGCTGGTACCTGGATACCGATTAATATTTCCCCAGCTGGTACTTGGGTATCGATTATTGATACCCCAGATTCCCACAGAGTGTGGCATGGGCCTTGTTCCCCATCCAGTTCCAGGACCTCCACCTCCCCAGGACACACTGGGACTCAGGGTCCCCCAGGGGTGACCTGGCCGAAGTGGCTGTTGAATCCTGTTGATGAGAGACCAGGGTGGACGCTGGGCAAGGCTCTCTCCCTGAGCTCCCAGCACATGAGAACGGGGTGGCTGTCTAGACTGAGGGTCCCGGCGGAGGAGTGAAGCCTCAGGTGAGGGACCTGCAGAGTATGCAGATGACCCTGCAGGTATAGGACCCCCTCCCAGAGGGCGGGCAACAGCACCGGACAGGAAAGACAGTTCTTCGGGCAGCACTCCCTCCATGTGGTCCTCCGCCGCAGCAGCCATCATCTGCCAAGGATCCTCAGGAGGCCAGGAACCCACGGAGGGCAGCCCCCCAGAAGGGGGCCACCTCTGAACTGCAGAACCTCCTGCTGGTTGGGAGCCATCTGATGGGGACGCATTGGGCTTCAGAAGAACCCTTGCTAAATCATTATCCCCAGGGTCTGGTTTGGGCTGAGGATGTTTGGAGTTGGAAGGGCCAGTCAAGGAAGGTTGTCCAAGCAGAGGCAAGTTGGTCTCCAAGTCTTGGGGAACTTTCTCCTCCGCCACACCGATGCTCCGGGCAAAGAGGCCttagggaaaaggaagaggaggcagcCAGTGGACCCAACGCCCTCCTTCACTGATTTCCTGAT of Rhinolophus sinicus isolate RSC01 linkage group LG05, ASM3656204v1, whole genome shotgun sequence contains these proteins:
- the LG05H6orf15 gene encoding uncharacterized protein C6orf15 homolog produces the protein MQGCVVGSRAPLGLLLVCLQLSGLFARSIGVAEEKVPQDLETNLPLLGQPSLTGPSNSKHPQPKPDPGDNDLARVLLKPNASPSDGSQPAGGSAVQRWPPSGGLPSVGSWPPEDPWQMMAAAAEDHMEGVLPEELSFLSGAVARPLGGGPIPAGSSAYSAGPSPEASLLRRDPQSRQPPRSHVLGAQGESLAQRPPWSLINRIQQPLRPGHPWGTLSPSVSWGGGGPGTGWGTRPMPHSVGIWGINNRYPSTSWGNINRYPGTSWGNSHLCPGINNQFPPRVLHPPGSSWNIPAHFPSPQNPGSQWG